The window ACCTCAAGGCCAACTACCCGGTCGAGTTCATGACCGCGGTCCTCAACGGTTTCCGTGAGCGATCGGACAAGGTGGCGGCCGTGGTCGCCGAGTGCCGGAGGCTGGGGATCCAGGTCCGCCCGCCCGACGTCCAGCGCTCCGGTTCCCTGTTCGAGGTCGAGGCCGATGCGGACGGCACGCGCGCCATCCGGTTCGGGCTGGCGGCGGTCAAGAACGTCGGCGAGGCCGCGGTCGAGACCATCGTCGCCGTACGGGAAGCCGACGCGGACGCCGAACCGGCGGGGGGAGCGTTCCGCTCGCTGGACGACCTGTGCCGCCGGGTCGACCCGCAGCGCGTCAACAAACGGGTGTTCGAGTCCCTCATCAAGGTCAACGCCCTGGAGTCGTTGGGCAGCATGGGCGGGCTGCTGGATCGCCTGGACGGCGCGCTGGGCGACGCCGCTCGCCATCACCGTGACGTGGCCGCCGGGCAGTCGACCATGTTCGACCTGATCGCGGTACCGATGGCCGCCGAGGCGGCGGCCGACCACGACGACGGCGCTGGCACGACCGATCTGGCACGGGGCGAGATCTCGCGCCGCGAGCGGCTGCGCTGGGAGAAGGAGCTGCTCGGGCTGTACCTGACCGAGCATCCGCTGGGGGATATCGCGGATCAGCTGCCGGACTTCGTGACCGCCTACACCGGCGACCTGGCCGAGGAGTCCGACCAGGCCCGCGTCACCCTGGGCGGGATCATCCAGAGCACGCGCCGAGTCATCACCCGGGCCGGGTCCACCATGCTCGTCGCGCAGCTCGAGGATCTGCAGGGCAGCGTCGAGGTCGTCGTCTTCCCCAAGGTCTTCGCCGAGACTGCCAACGCCTGGGCCGATGACACCGTGGTCCTGGTCAGCGGCCGGGTCGACCATCGCGACGAGGAGGCCAAGCTGCTGTGCGAGACCGTCCATGCGTGGGACGACGCGCAGCGACTGGGCGCGGCCGAATTCGGCGCCGAACGGGACCGTCTGCAACGCAGCCGCGGCCAGCGCTTCGGCGGAGTGGGTGGGGGAGTGGGTGGGGGAGTGGTTGCGGTCGGCAACGGGAACGGCGGCGCCGGCGCGGGCGCCCAGCCATCGTCAGTCCCTGTGGCCCGGCCGCGGGGCGCGGGCTCGCCGGTGGCCACGGCCGAGGAGGCGCCGCCGGCCGCCGGATCACTGCCCCTCCCGGCGGTGGCGGAGGGCGCTGCGGGCTCGTTGTGGATCTCCTTCGCCCCTGACCTGTCGATCGAGGCCCTCCTGGATGCCATCGAGTCGGTCACGACCATCGTCCGCCGCCGTCCCGGCACACTGCCGGTGGTTCTCGCGGTGCCGGTCGCCGGGGCGACCCGCCAGGTCCGCCTGCCGCAGGCCACCGGCTGGGACGAGGACCTGGAGGCCGTGCTCCGGCGCGAGGTCCCGGCGGCGCTCAGCGTGGAGCGGCGGCTGAGCGCGGTGCGACCGGGGATATCATCCGGCCCGTGACCAAAAGGACGCGCGCGGCGCCGCACGGCGATGAGCTGACCGCGGCCGTGCTCCGCCACCTGCGGCGAGCGCCGAACCAGGAGATGTCGCTCGACACCCTGGCCGCGGAGCTGGGCGTGGACCCCCAGGCCCTGCAGCTCGCTGTCGAGCGGCTCCATCGCCGCCGGCTCCTGATAGTCCCCTTCGTGGAGCCCGGCCAGGCGGGAGGCGCCCGGCTGACCCAGGTCGGCCTGGCCTGGCTCATCGCATACGAGGGTGGCACTCCGCGGGACGTCCCGGTCGCCTTCCAACCGGCCAGCGGTCGGGTCCGGGCGGAGGACGAGGCGGCCCGCCTGCCTCGCGCCCAGGTCTACGGGATCAGGACTCGGACGCCTTCGGACTAGCCAGGAACCGGCGCAGAAACTGCCGTGTGCGGTCGTCGTCCGGGCTGTCGAGCATCTTCTCCGGCGGCCCTTCCTCGATGATCCGCCCTTCCTCCAGGAACACGACCCGGTCGGCCGCCTCGCGGGCGAAGTGGAGCTCGTGGGTGACCACGATCATGGTGGACCCCTCGTGGGCCAGCCCTTCCATGACGTTCAGCACCTCGCCAATGAGGTCCGGGTCGAGCGCGCTGGTCGGCTCGTCAAACAACAGCACCTTGGGTTCCATGCACAGGGCCCTGGCGATGGCCACCCGCTGCTTCTGACCGCCTGACAGGCGAGCCGGGTATTCGTCCCGCTTCTCGGCCAGGCCGACCTTGCCCAGGTACCCCTCGGCTCGCTCCACCGCCTCCGCGTGGGACACGCCCAGGACCCGGGTCGGAGCCTCGATCAGGTTGGCGAGGACGCTCATGTGGGGGAAGAGGTT is drawn from Chloroflexota bacterium and contains these coding sequences:
- a CDS encoding amino acid ABC transporter ATP-binding protein, which encodes MTGATMSGEPIRHPVQAPHVGEPVVRVLGIEKYYGRNHVLRGMDMEVGRGEAVMLIGRSGSGKTTFLRCVNFLEEPTMGSIEIDGVRVEADPLHARSRAHQEQIRQIRIRSGMVFQEFNLFPHMSVLANLIEAPTRVLGVSHAEAVERAEGYLGKVGLAEKRDEYPARLSGGQKQRVAIARALCMEPKVLLFDEPTSALDPDLIGEVLNVMEGLAHEGSTMIVVTHELHFAREAADRVVFLEEGRIIEEGPPEKMLDSPDDDRTRQFLRRFLASPKASES